The DNA window GTTCCCGTCCACCTACACAATTAAACAGTCAGAGTAATTTTAGAAccaactgattttaaaattaatgCCTAAGGGGACAGTTGAGGAATACTAAAGAttcataataaatgcataaaagctGTTTCCTTGGgaatctaaaaatattttcttgctAGCGGTACAGTCTGTCCTACTGGTTTATTGCCAAGCTCCTCCAGCTTGTCAGTCAGTCTGTTGGCATCTCTCATAAATTTCCCAAATGACTTATTCAGACTGACAGCCTTCTTCAAGATCTCCTTGCATCTGTTCATTCGAGTTGGATAGGaggactaaaaaaaaaaggaaagaagggTATACATTACACAGTTTATTTCCatgaaaatacattatttatggtTGTAGATCTGACTGAGATGTATGACCTTTGACACGGCTATCATTATCCACATAGCTTGTTGAGAGTAAGCAAAGAAAACTTTGGCCACAATCTCCATCAGCACAGCAAAGACATCGTTGCTGGAGTGGCAGATTCGGGAGATGGGGAGATGAGTAGATGGCTTGATAGTAAATTGATTTTAATCACTAGGCTACTTCACTACAAACTCAGttccattaaagggttagttcacccttaaaatgaaaattaagtaattaattaccttcatgtcgttcccaaccagtaagaccttcgttcatcttcagaacacaaattaagatacttttgatgaaatcagagagctatctgaccctccacagacagcaatgcaactgaaatgttcccaggtccagaaacgcaGTAAATATATCGGTAAAACAGTTCgagtgacatcagtggctcaacctCAGTTTAGCGATGCTACGagaatacataaattatttttttttatttacccaaCCATTCTTCTTCCCCGAATTATGCCATTTTAGAGAGTATTACAAGGCCACACACGCTTTCCCCCAAAGTGAAAACAACTCATTACGGACATTAAATTCATGCATGCACTTTTTCCCTGAATGTAAACAACACTGATTACATCCAATACGTTCTTGGGTACTATCCAAAATGGGGGAAGATGTGACTCAGGGAGAAGTATGGTTGcgtaaattatgtaatttttgttttctttgcgcaaaaAAATACGTTTTCTCATAGCATCGCAAAACTAAAGTTGAgcaactgatgtcacatgaactgttTTACCAATATATTTACTGCATTTCAGGAcgttcaatgttttgttcgttatctggctcggctcggtgttcatcttcagttctctcttcacagcagttcagtcagtgtaatgtttgagtaaatgaattactctgggatattggtttgttttaactcagagggtgAACTGAATAATTTGTTTGCAAACTGGATATCCAGACTGCAATGTCTAAATGTACTttcgatgctttaaaaaattctaactgaccctctgatgtcacatggactactttgatgatgtttttcttacctttctggacatggacagtataccgtacacacagcttcaatggagggactgagagctctcggactaaatctaaaatatcttaaactgtgttccaaaggtaaacggaggtctcacgggtttggaacaacatgagggtaagttattaattacatagttttgctatctgggtgaactaaccctttaatgcttcTTCAATCTGaaaaacatttgtatatttttagaaaCGGCAAAAATCCTTTACCAGAGGCAAGATAATCCTCAGCTAGGTCCCACTTTGACAGATTCTATGCTGCCTCGAACCGGTACGCATTCAGATCGGATTTTCATCATGGTCTTTGTAAAGGAAATTACATcagtttaaaaacacaaatccTGGAACTGCATGAAACCATGTCAGAAGGCTGTGTCTACATCAGTACACCTACCTGCTGGCCAGAACTCCATTGACCTGGGTTATTATTGTAGAGAGATGGCCAAGACCCAAAATAGAGTTAATAATACCATGATAATGGACAATCTGCATGCAAAGTTAAGCAAGTGAGAGGAAAAGTAGTAGTTACAATAATACTAAAAATGAGAAAATACATGAATGGTTAACCATGCAAAAGTCAGTGACAAAACACTCTCAAGTTTAACTCAATTTTACCGCCCTTAATCTAATAACTGGTTGTGCCACCCTTTGAATCAACAACCGCAATCAAGTGTTTACGATAACTGGCAAAGAGTCTTTCACATCGCTGTGGAAGAATTTTGGCCctctcttctttgcagaattgttttaattcagccacattggaaGGTTTTCAAGAATGAATGgactgtttaaggtcatgccacagcaaCTCAGTTGGATTTTAGCCTGTACTTTGACTTGGCCATTTTTCTCAGGAATTTTCTTGAGCCATTCAcaggtggacttgctggtgtgtttgggatcattgtcctgctgcataaCCTAAGTGTGCTTGAGCTAGAGGTCACAAACTGATGGCCGGACATTCTTTCTCAGGATTATCTGATAGAGTTCAGAAATCATGGTTCCATCAATTATGGCAAGTCTTCCAGGTCCTGAAGCTCCAAAGCAGccccagaccatcacactacTACCATCATGTTTGACTATTTGTATGATGGtctttttatgaaatgctgtgttggttttacaCCAGATGTAACGGGACACACACCTTCCATAGTTAAActtttgtctcatcagtccacagaatatttggccaaaagtcttggggataatcaaaatattttttgcctTGGAAATCTCCCACGGATGGCGTTTTTGCCCATTCTCTTTCTTATTGTTGCAGCATGATCAATTTTCTTAATCgaggcaagtgaggcctgcagttctttagaGGTTCTTTTATGTCCTCCTGGATGAGTTTTTGTTGCACTCTTGGAGTAATTTTTGGTAGAGCAGCCACCCCTGGGGAGGTTCAACACTGttccaagttttctccatttTCTCCTTAGAAACGGCTTTAGAACCCTTTCCAGACTGATACAtgtcaactattttgtttctcagctgtttttgaatttctttagatcGCAGCATGATGTGTTGCTAGTGACTAGTGAAATATAACTAAGCTTTCTAAAATATtgtgcttaatgaaagtttttcttTCATGTGCTGAATCAAAGTttttctttcatgatttaacaggagggggcaaataatttttcacatcgtgccaggcaggtttggacagcttttttcccttaataaatgaaatcataataaaaaaataaataaataaaaaacattttttattgacttgcattatatttgtgtaatattaaaatttgtttgaTGACCTGAATCTTTTAACTGTGACAAAtatccaaaacaacaacaacaacaaaaacacaggaaGGCACcgtacatacatacagaaaaaaaaaagaaaatttacttgataaaacaaatacattgaattaaaaattaagtttattcCTAAATGTAATTCTACATCCTAaattgtttgtaatattttttcctttattaattattttctgtatttattttttttttactttacacacCATCCAAACATCTTTGGGATACTGCAGATCAATGGGAGAATTCCCAGTTATTTTTATCgagttttttttcatattatgttGAATTACAATTGTCCATAAATGTAAACAGCTGTAtaaataaacctttatttatttatttgtttgtttgtattttttacagCTTTGGTCCTTCATAGACACTGTATAATTTAGCacaaattttctttctttctttctttctttctttctttctttctttctttctttctttctttatttatttatttatttatttaattatttattattgttgttttgttttttttaatgtgaaaaattATATAGTGTTGAAATACACATGTCACTGGTGTTACTATGTTTATCACTGACCTGAATTTGGCAGGTATCCATACAAATAAGAGTGTGTGTGGTTCTCACCTGGTCTGGCTCAAGTTGGATAGCTGTGTGTCACATtgtataactttttatttattcatggtgacactgaagactagaataatggttgctaaaaaatcagctttaccatcacagaaataaatgacatattaaaatatattaaaatataaaacagctatttaaaatattaataatatttcacaatgttactctTTTTACcgtattcttgatcaaataaatagtgAGCATAAAAGCATATGAGTGAGCCttcaaaaacattacacacaaaaaaacttaaTGACCTTAATGACCAAATTTGCGGCTGTGTTCGTTTCAGTTATTTCATATCATTCTTCTGTCAATTTCTAACATAAAAGTAATTACTTTATGGAATATTTTCTCTTGTAATTTTGACTCAAGTCGATATTTACGTGTTACATGTtacgtgtactgcgtttaagATAACTTGttacttgttatagcacttataggtcattgctcttttgttgtttttgattgcttccattgtcgctttggataaaagcatctgctaaatgactaaatgtaaatgtaaatgtatttcatgttcatttatttatttagtcagtaGCCATAACCAGTAACCATAAAACAcatgccaaataaaaaaaaaaaaaaactgaaaacatctGTAGATTGTTAAGACCTGGAAGAATGAAAGATGGTCCTGAATGTTCTGCTTCTTCTCACGGATAAAATACTCAAAGTGCATGACAGCACATGTGTAGGCTCTGGAGCGGAAGGGTGCCTTAGCCGGCACATCCTGAGGAATGCTGAAAAGAAAGGCCAGAACACTTTGATACTCACTACTATCTGGGCCTATCAGGATGAAGAAAGAGCCAGAATTATTTCAGTTTCACTTGAGTTACACACGATACAGAGCTGAAAagtaataaattgtttttatagaaaaataataattcacagcaTTATGAATTGAGTCACATCAGTGAAATATGACTAAATAagctttgaaaatctggaatctgagggtgcaaaaaaaaaaaacatattgagaaaattaccttttaagttgtccaaatgatctccttaacaatgcatattactaatcaaaatgtaagttttgatatatttatggtagaaaaatgaaaaatatcttcatggaatataATCTTtgcttaatattctaatgatttttggcttaaaagaaaaatctatcattttgacccatacaaagtattgttggctattgctactgCTACAAACATACCCatgtatgactggttttgtggtcgcaaataataatatttaaagggaATTGGTAAAGTAAAACTCAATAAAGAACAAAACACATATTGCCTATTATCATTCCCAATAAtgtcaaaacatgaataaataataaccatCAGCTTTTAAGGCAAGAAAACAGGACTGAATGAAATCTAGTGTAATCTTGTAATTGACCTGTGGCTGCGGCTGCGGCTGCACTCTGGCATGTTTGCCTGTCCTCTTGTTGGTACTCAGAGTCTCAGACTCTGCAGCTTGTGGCGGGACCACTGAGTGAGGTGGTCCAGCACAGAGAAGACGGTTTGTGTGCTGAGCTGACTCAGACTGGAGTCATTCTAATGCAGTCCCATTAACCTTTCTTTAGGACTGCCATCATCTCTTCATTCACCCACAGGACccaaacagaaacactattttaagcattttactcTCTTTTACTATTTCACTGTGAAAAACTGCATGAAGAGTTATGGGTCCTTTCCACAGAGCTTGAATGTGTACCTCTTGCTGCTCCTCCTGAGTGCATCCAATCAGCACATAGAGCAAAATATGGGACAAAATGGTATAAAATTGAAACATCAACCATTTATCAGGGACAAATTTGTATATAGTTTAATTCTAAGTTGGTAAAAACCTGACTAAAAATCTACTTGctaaacacttttaaaatttCAATCCAAGACTAAAAGTGAGTTACAAAGGTCATTATCTTTATAGTGTGACCTGCATTGTGTAAGCTGCAGCATCTTGAGCTCTCACCTCATCTGCACAGGCTAGAAAGGCTCTGGTCAGCTCTGTCAGTATAGTTCATAGGCAAAGTTTAGATCATCGATCCCACTCTAAAAGCATAAAGAcagtctattttttatttttatgcattttcactcaaaatgcataaaatgcaaagcTTCACACTTAAAACATGATCTTCATGATTCTGCTTGACACATGCAGGAACAAAACTGTCTGAGAAATGTCTTACCACAAATGTCGAGCCAGTTCCCTGAGTGTCAGCGGGTGACAAATCAAGTCGACTAGGATCAATGGCTCCCAACTCCCCCAGGCGTTCCCCACACAAAAGCCTGGTTTCAGGATTGACGTCCTGGCAGCCCAGGAGCAACACCGTCACTAACTGAGAGATCACTGGCTCTACCATCTCACTGTCCAAGACATGCTCTAACAAACAAATATACTGTAGATCAACCTTTCAGCCCcttgatgtgttttattttaagccTCCTTAAGTCTGACCTGGTTCTTGTATATCATCTCCTTCAGGCTGATGAGTGCATGGATGCGTACGTCCCAACATATTCTCATGCTGGATGGACCACATGGAGAGCTGCAGCACTGTATACATCAGTGCTCTTGAGGTTTGCTATTGTTAaccataattattcaaattatttcattttgttgaTCTGACTTTTACATAATTCTTTTGTACATTGATGAGAAGATTAGTTTGTTTAGGCTGTACCTTACGGTAATCTTGAAGGACCTTGCGAATGGTTTTCAGTTCTGGGTGGTCAGGGAGGAAGTAGATTTCATGAAGTCTTGCACTTCCTCCCTGAGAAAAGaagatcatgaaaaaaaaaacattttaccaaggaaaacaaaatgaaaatacattacaaattatatacaatataatacaaatgattaatcacaattaatcgcatccaaaataaaagtttttgtttacataatatatttgtgtgtactgtgtagatttatataaatacacacacattcagtatatatttttttaaatgcttttacatttatatatttatataatttatattacagatcaatatatttaatatataaccataacatacagtgtgtgtttatattaacATAGTAAATATACAAATTACACACATAATGTAAATTTGGATGTGATCAAtagcaattaatcatttgacagcactaataaaaacatctaaaaaaaaaatcatcaaaaaccTTTAGAGAAATTAAACTAAATCTAACGTAAGACATAAAAGAAAAAGGAGGAATGACACACACCTGTTCTCCACTATGAGGTAGTGCACTGCTGTCTCTTTAGGCTTGATGGATGAGAGGTAATAGAGCAATGATTACATGACTCAGAAGCGGACTCAGATAAGACGGGTCAAGACAGCACACGGTCCCACATCCTCTAAACCAACAAGATAGCAATTAAACCCATATCTTTGTAATTTTGTGGTTAAAGTGCAATTAGAATTTCACCCTCTGGCCTGACTTTATATTAGATACAGATGGTTCTTACTGAGCTTAaacgttaaaaaataaatgcaaatctgGTGTCCTGCTGAGCTGCCTGCAGTTATTAAAGAACAGTCTGGATCTTATCAGTGGTGCTTCTGATCCTCTTCGTAATCTCTTTGCACAGCTGCTTCTGTGCATTCACACCACTCGGAGAGAAACACACCTGCAGCAGAGCTCTGGGAAGTCGTTCCTGTACCTCAGGCCAGTTCTGAGTGTGGTCATCATCTTCACTCGGACTGAGCTGATGTGCTTCGGACCCATTAGCTTCATCAGGGGCATTAAAATGTTCAGAGTGGGGAAAAAAAGGTCATACGTTAACTGACATAATGTCAATAGAACAATCTTGCTACTTCAAGTACAAAATTTTCTCAAGAGCTCCTACAGCTCTGGCCTCTTTGTACTATAACACACACTGATAAAGATTACATACTTAAAATCCTGAGTTTATGGTGATCTATActtaataaaaaagcaatttcTTAAATTTTCTTTGATAAAAGTATCCATATTACTTTTCTCTGagaacaaaaacatttgaatttgtaAAGAATGTTTGCTTTAGGTCACAGGTATGactaaaaatttaattttctaaaacttttttggtgcttgacttttttttttctctaatttttGATGCATAATAGCCTGCTGCTGGATTGATTGGGTCGATTAAaatcatttcttttttgtttcatgtAAGAGAGAAAGTCATCGTGGATTTGGAACATGACAGaatgtaaatgatgaaagaattttcatttttggctgaactatccctttgtcCTAACCAGCCATGACAAGCAATGAAGAACAGAACATATTTAATTGGTTCAAAATACAGCTGCATATAACAGCATATTGAACACTTAATATATTCTGACAGGTGGATTTGTCCTTTTCTGCAGTATTTTGCTTTCAGtgagaacagaaaaataaacgATTACAGTATGCTGTGCCTAGAACGCGGTGTATTTATAATGCAGGAAAACAGATCATAGCTACTGAAAGCTAATGTTTCTCATTAAAACCAGACGAATTGTATTCAACACCTACCATTTTCTTTTTCTATCTCTCTCCAGCGCTAGAGCTAAATAGCTGCATGTTGAAGAAAGCCAGAACGCCAAGGAGCTTGGGCTGCAGATAATCTgtctgcacacacatacagtgccaTGACAGACGGCATTATTTCCAGAACAATGACTATAACAGAAAACAGACTCCAATGCTTTCAACTGTGCATGAATCAGTTTGTAAGAGACTTGCTAGATACTCAAGGGCCTTAATCAGATGATTATTATTAGAGCAGCTGTACCATGCGTCCTGGGGTGGTGATTTCTCTTGGGCCCTGGTAGGGGTCGTCACTATAGGCGAAAGAAGCTAAAATAGCAAGTCCATTAAAGACCTGCTGGTAGTGTTCGCCTAGATGCAAAAGCAGCTCATTATGAAGACCTTGGAAATCCTGTCCCAGCAGACTGCGCAATTCAATTTCTGTCtcattctgtgaaaaaaaaaaaaagtctttcagTCAAGAGTAAAATTGTAGACTCATGGTGATGACATTGAAGTCATGCAACTGTGTAGTTCATTTATAGCTAACTGGTTCATTGATGCAGGAAAAAGGAGGTGGGAACTGGCTCAAAATTAACATACACTtcagaaacaaatgaaaaataaacaaacaaaaagagcgGCAGCCGTCTCATGGCCGACCAAATGTAAAATGACCCAGGCCTGGTCCATTCTCCCTCTACTGTTGTCACTTATAGTCTTCAAGATTCATATAAGTtgttttcatttgaacaaaaCGTTATCATCAGGAACAAATTATATAACAATCACAAACCTTTGTTGTTCAAAGAGCTAAATGGGTTTTTGTCAAGGGAACCAGTGATGCTGAGTTGACCTGTAAACAGACAATACAAATCAAATGAACTTTCAAAATGAACTAATAGAATGATATTAAAAAACATCTACGGGCTGCTCTCGAGCTAAAATGCTGAAAAAGTATGCAGTCTCTCAAAAAATCCTCAGCATAATTGATGTTAAACATAATCTTTaacaaaatgaatatccatttttcatagTATGCATTACAATGTTGTGTTCCCTATATTTACTTTtggtataaaaatgtattttttgcattattattatttattttttagggttATCAGTTGTAACTTTTTCAGTTTTGGCttgaattttatgaattttatgaatataagtgcatcacaaaaaaataaccaagatgcatttaaataaaatggtcCATTGAGGTATTTGTACCCAGGTATAAATCGGATCTTGTCCCTGCACGGTGTTCATACACAGGCTCGCTCTGGGGACCTTCATCTGGGTCTCATCCAGTCGGCTGTAACGGGCTGCCCACACCTCACTTCTGCTCTTCATATCCACCTGCTTAAT is part of the Carassius auratus strain Wakin chromosome 27, ASM336829v1, whole genome shotgun sequence genome and encodes:
- the LOC113046459 gene encoding LOW QUALITY PROTEIN: serine/threonine-protein kinase ATR (The sequence of the model RefSeq protein was modified relative to this genomic sequence to represent the inferred CDS: inserted 9 bases in 6 codons; deleted 3 bases in 2 codons; substituted 6 bases at 6 genomic stop codons), translated to MSLCKNTSSEPACEMLLNFVQHIIKSSSLMFINPACLSDHLKNSGNSCSDLSKWTFNCLLXIAACPDCEDLHVKILSVICSLLHLFRAKGSVLFGLFSTELICLMQDLVHMNLMVRPSPQWPVERFSIRSGDSTAQVLLVTSLTVLLFFPXEXIWDPTCLIMSPGNPRLKAASMVLLTRIVTLGCFPEDHSQSFFSVYLHLMDSLPTFEESELSVFGKEFSVFYAKESTHGRFERXFVPLGYECXVQIRKERVAATCKAPIKTIGSQDQQDVKASVEGXLYAAIKTEAIAAGQDMHAGVSDHADPSMHEEEVPAKRPMLSLPTQLRSGEXAQPMYVDMKSRSEVWAARYSRLDETQMKVPRASLCMNTVQGQDPIYTWNETEIELRSLLGQDFQGLHNELLLHLGEHYQQVFNGLAILASFAYSDDPYQGPREITTPGRMTDYLQPKLLGVLAFFNMQLFSSSAGERXKKKMALNILMPLMKLMGPKHISSVRVKMMTTLRTGLRYRNDFPELCCRMWDXVCCLDPSYLSPLLSHVIIALLPLXSIKPKETAVHYLIVENREEVQDXHEIYFLPDHPELKTIRKVLQDYRKQTSRALMYTVLQLSMWSIQHENMLDVRIHALISLKEMIYKNQYICLLEHVLDSEMVEPVISQLVTVLLLGCQDVNPETRLLCGERLGELGAIDPSRLDLSPADTQGTGSTFVSGIDDLNFAYELLTELTRAFLACADEVRAQDAAAYTMQPSTHLPISRICHSSNDVFAVLMEIVAKVFFAYSQQAMWIMIAVSKSSYPTRMNRCKEILKKAVSLNKSFGKFMRDANRLTDKLEELGNKPVDGNSSTLSMSVHFKMLKXVEEPTFSQILIPLQSVLIPTLSSTGGANPKNDAFPGHSVYLVGFVDTLDILAGSDGKFYTMMCKPKDLLSRIYVSGTKL